Proteins encoded by one window of Lathyrus oleraceus cultivar Zhongwan6 chromosome 1, CAAS_Psat_ZW6_1.0, whole genome shotgun sequence:
- the LOC127131452 gene encoding DNA (cytosine-5)-methyltransferase 1 has translation MGSASLLNPSDSSLPGGKDSTSKEEPVSNTEGEVMAGGKQKKRSLSESSEQPAPTRKVPKRSASAASKNLKEKSFSISDKSCLVETKKDQVAEGELLAVRMTAGQEDDRPNRRLTDFILHDESGAAQALEMLEIKDLFITGLILPLEGNADKKKEQGVRCHGFGRIESWDISGYEDGSPVIWISTEIADYDCQKPAGTYKKYYDLFFEKARACLEVYKKLAKSSGGDPDISLDELLAGMARSMSGSKYFSGTASLKEFIISQGDFIYKQLIGLDTMLKANDKGFEDIPALIALRDESKKQAHFANTQVRPSNATLRIGSGIVDEEKKNQMDSVDEEDEDAKLARLLQDEEYWKSNRQRKNSRSSSSSNKFYIKINEDEIANDYPLPAYYKTSLQETDEFIVFDNDCDIYDTEDLPRSMLHNWALYNSDSRLISLELLPMKPCSEMDVTIFGSGTMTSDDGSGFNLDTEAGQSSVASGAQDTDGIPIYLSAIKEWMIEFGSSMVFISIRTDLAWYRLGKPSKQYTPWYDTVLKTARIAISIITLLKEQSRVSRLSFPDVIKKVSEYTQDNKSYISSDPLAVERYIVVHGQIILQLFAEFPDDKIRKSPFVTGLMNKMEERHHTKWLVKKKKLSPKSEPNLNPRAAMAPVVSKRKAMQATTTKLINRIWGEYYSNHLPEESKEETAIEDKDDDEAEEQEENEDEDAEEETVLLEETLKPRIVSKQIKAFSDDGEVRWEGVPERKTSSGLPLYKQAIIHGEVVSVGISVSVEVDESDELPDIYYIEYMFESKNGEKMFHGRMMQHGCHTVLGNAASEREVFLTNECRDLGLQDVKQINVASIRKTPWGHQHRKASNAAGKIDRERADERKKKGLPTEYYCKSLYWPERGAFFSLPFDTLGLGSGVCHSCNIQEADKAKEIFKVNSSKSSFVLDGTEYSLNDYVYVSPFEFEEKIEQGTHKSGRNVGLKAFVVCQVLEIIAKKETKQAEIKSTELKVRRFFRPEDVSSEKAYCSDVQEVYFSDETYTISVQSVEGKCEVRKKIDIPEGSAPGAFHSVFFCELLYDPATGSLKKLPSHIKVKYSSGPTADNAARKKKGKCKEGDSISVPDIKSKTSNENRLATLDIFAGCGGLSEGLHKSGASSTKWAIEYEEPAGNAFKANHPEALVFIDNCNVILRAIMEKCGDIDECISTAEAAELASKLDDKDLNSLPLPGQVDFINGGPPCQGFSGMNRFNTSTWSKVQCEMILAFLSFADYFRPRYFLLENVRNFVSFNKGQTFRLTLASLLEMGYQVRFGILEAGAFGVSQSRKRAFIWAASPEDVLPEWPEPMHVFSAPELKITLAENVQYAAVCSTANGAPLRAITVRDTIGELPAVGNGASRTNMEYQSDPISWFQKKIRGNMAVLTDHISKEMNELNLIRCQKIPKRPGCDWRDLPDEKIKLSTGQLVDLIPWCLPHTAKRHNQWKGLFGRLDWQGNFPTSITDPQPMGKVGMCFHPDQDRILTVRECARSQGFPDHYQFSGNIIHKHRQIGNAVPPPLAFALGRKLKEALDSKSAN, from the exons ATGGGTTCCGCTTCGCTTTTGAATCCCTCCGATTCGTCTCTACCGG GTGGCAAGGACAGCACGAGTAAAGAAGAGCCTGTTTCAAACACTGAAGGGGAAGTTATGGCTGGTGGTAAGCAAAAGAAGCGAAGTTTGTCAGAGAGCAGTGAGCAGCCTGCTCCTACTCGGAAAGTGCCGAAACGATCTGCAAGTGCAGCAAGTAAAAATTTGAAGGAGAAGTCTTTTTCCATATCTGATAAGTCTTGTCTTGTTGAAACTAAGAAGGATCAGGTTGCAGAAGGAGAATTGCTAGCAGTCCGTATGACTGCTGGACAAGAGGATGACCGCCCAAATAGAAGACTTACAGACTTTATCCTTCATGATGAAAGTGGTGCAGCACAGGCACTTGAGATGCTTGAAATCAAGGATTTATTCATCACTGGACTTATATTGCCACTAGAAGGAAATGCTGACAAGAAAAAAGAGCAAGGTGTTAGATGTCATGGTTTTGGTCGAATTGAGTCATGGGACATATCTGGTTATGAGGATGGCTCTCCAGTGATATGGATTTCTACTGAGATTGCTGACTATGATTGCCAGAAACCAGCTGGTACCTACAAAAAATACTATGATCTTTTCTTTGAAAAAGCTCGGGCTTGCTTAGAAGTGTACAAAAAACTAGCAAAGTCTTCTGGGGGAGATCCTGACATAAGCCTTGATGAGTTACTTGCTGGCATGGCACGGTCAATGAGTGGTAGCAAGTACTTTTCTGGAACTGCATCACTAAAGGAATTCATTATTTCTCAGGGTGATTTTATTTATAAGCAACTCATTGGTTTAGACACAATGTTGAAGGCAAATGACAAGGGGTTTGAAGATATTCCTGCTTTGATTGCTCTTAGAGATGAGAGCAAGAAACAAGCACACTTTGCAAACACACAAGTGAGGCCATCAAATGCGACTTTAAGGATTGGTTCGGGAATTGTAGATGAAGAGAAAAAGAATCAGATGGATTCTGTAGATGAAGAGGATGAGGATGCAAAGTTAGCTCGACTATTGCAGGATGAAGAGTATTGGAAATCTAACAGGCAGAGGAAAAACTCTAgatcatcatcttcatctaaTAAATTCTATATCAAGATTAATGAAGATGAGATTGCAAATGATTATCCTCTCCCTGCTTATTATAAAACTTCTCTTCAAGAAACGGATGAATTTATAGTTTTTGATAATGACTGTGACATATATGACACTGAAGATCTTCCTAGAAGCATGTTGCACAATTGGGCTTTATACAACTCTGATTCTAGATTGATTTCCCTGGAACTTCTTCCCATGAAACCTTGTTCAGAGATGGATGTTACAATCTTTGGATCAGGTACAATGACTTCAGATGATGGAAGTGGTTTCAATCTTGATACAGAGGCTGGCCAATCTTCCGTTGCTTCTGGAGCACAAGACACTGATGGTATTCCAATTTATCTGAGTGCAATAAAAGAGTGGATGATTGAATTTGGATCATCTATGGTTTTCATATCCATCCGAACAGATTTGGCCTG GTATAGACTTGGCAAACCATCAAAGCAGTACACTCCTTGGTATGACACAGTATTGAAAACTGCAAGAATTGCTATAAGCATTATCACGTTGTTGAAGGAGCAGAGCCGTGTATCACGGCTTTCATTTCCAGATGTTATAAAAAAAGTATCTGAGTATACTCAGGACAATAAGTCATATATTTCTTCTGATCCATTGGCTGTAGAAAGATATATTGTTGTCCATGGACAGATAATTCTGCAACTATTTGCAGAATTTCCAGATGACAAGATCAGGAAGTCTCCTTTTGTGACTGGTCTTATGAACAAAATGGAAGAAAGGCACCATACCAAATGgttagtgaagaagaagaaactgTCGCCAAAGAGTGAGCCAAATTTGAATCCTAGGGCAGCAATGGCTCCTGTTGTTTCCAAAAGGAAAGCTATGCAAGCTACAACAACAAAGCTAATCAATAGAATATGGGGTGAGTATTACTCAAACCACTTACCTGAGGAATCAAAAGAAGAAACTGCTATTGAAGATAAGGATGATGATGAAGCAGAGGAACAGGAAGAGAATGAAGACGAGGATGCTGAGGAAGAGACAGTACTGTTGGAGGAAACACTAAAGCCACGTATAGTTTCCAAACAGATTAAAGCATTTTCTGATGATGGAGAGGTTAGATGGGAAGGGGTTCCCGAAAGGAAAACCAGTTCTGGATTGCCTCTTTATAAGCAGGCAATTATTCATGGAGAAGTTGTTTCTGTGGGAATATCTGTGTCAGTCGAAGTTGATGAATCAGATGAGCTTCCTGATATATATTACATTGAATATATGTTTGAATCAAAGAATGGGGAAAAGATGTTTCATGGTAGGATGATGCAACATGGTTGTCACACTGTTCTTGGCAATGCCGCAAGTGAGAGAGAGGTGTTTTTGACTAATGAGTGCAGGGATTTGGGACTGCAAGATGTTAAGCAGATAAATGTTGCAAGCATCCGAAAAACACCTTGGGGGCATCAGCATCGAAAGGCTAGTAATGCTGCAGGTAAAATCGATAGAGAGAGAGCTGATGAAAGGAAGAAGAAAGGACTGCCTACTGAATATTACTGTAAAAGCTTGTACTGGCCTGAGAGGGGTGCTTTCTTCAGTCTTCCGTTTGATACGCTGGGTTTAGGGTCTGGTGTCTGTCACTCTTGCAATATACAAGAAGCTGACAAGGCGAAGGAAATTTTCAAAGTAAATTCGTCTAAGTCTAGTTTTGTATTGGATGGAACAGAATATTCTCTCAATGACTATGTTTATGTAAGCCCTTTTGAATTTGAGGAAAAGATAGAGCAGGGAACTCATAAGAGTGGGAGGAATGTAGGGCTGAAAGCTTTTGTTGTATGCCAAGTGCTCGAGATTATTGCCAAAAAGGAAACAAAACAAGCTGAAATAAAATCTACAGAACTCAAAGTCAGAAGATTCTTTCGACCAGAAGATGTATCAAGTGAGAAAGCATACTGCTCTGATGTACAAGAG GTGTATTTCAGTGATGAAACATATACTATCTCTGTTCAATCTGTAGAAGGTAAATGTGAAGTCAGGAAAAAGATTGATATCCCTGAAGGAAGTGCCCCTGGAGCCTTCCACAGTGTCTTTTTCTGTGAACTCCTGTATGATCCTGCCACAGGATCGCTCAAGAAG TTGCCATCTCATATCAAAGTAAAATATTCTAGTGGACCTACAGCTGATAATGCAGCTAGAAAGAAAAAGGGAAAATGTAAAGAGGGAGATAGCATTTCAGTGCCTGATATAAAAAGTAAAACATCAAATGAAAACCGTTTAGCAACCCTGGACATTTTTGCAGGATGCGGTGGCTTATCAGAGGGGTTGCATAAGTCTG GTGCTTCATCAACTAAATGGGCTATTGAATATGAAGAACCAGCTGGCAATGCATTCAAAGCTAATCATCCTGAAGCTTTGGTGTTTATTGACAACTGTAATGTAATTCTCAG GGCTATAATGGAGAAATGTGGAGATATAGATGAATGTATCTCAACAGCCGAGGCTGCAGAATTGGCCTCTAAGCTTGATGATAAGGATTTGAATAGTTTACCATTACCTGGGCAAGTTGATTTCATTAATGGGGGGCCTCCATGCCAG GGTTTCTCTGGGATGAATAGATTTAACACAAGCACTTGGAGTAAAGTCCAGTGTGAGATGATATTAGCGTTCTTATCCTTTGCTGATTATTTCCGGCCGAGGTATTTCCTCTTGGAGAATGTGAGGAACTTTGTGTCTTTTAATAAAGGACAGACTTTCCGTTTAACTTTGGCTTCACTTCTCGAGATGGGTTACCAG GTGAGGTTTGGTATCCTCGAGGCTGGAGCTTTTGGTGTTTCTCAGTCAAGAAAAAGGGCATTTATATGGGCTGCCTCTCCAGAAGATGTGCTTCCTGAGTGGCCAGAACCAATGCATGTCTTCTCTGCCCCTGAGTTGAAAATCACATTGGCAGAAAATGTCCAGTATGCTGCCGTCTGCAGTACTGCAAATGGTGCTCCGTTACGGGCAATAACTGTTCGTGATACCATTGGTGAACTCCCAGCTGTTGGCAATGGAGCCTCTAGGACAAACATGGAG TATCAAAGCGATCCTATCTCGTGGTTTCAAAAGAAGATCCGAGGCAATATGGCTGTCTTGACTGATCATATATCAAAGGAAATGAATGAGTTGAACTTGATCCGATGTCAGAAAATTCCTAAGAGACCAGGTTGTGATTGGCGTGATCTTCCAGACGAAAAG ATAAAACTTTCAACTGGACAACTTGTTGATTTGATACCATGGTGCTTGCCACACACAGCTAAGAGGCATAATCAATGGAAGGGACTGTTTGGTAGGTTAGATTGGCAAGGGAATTTCCCAACTTCCATCACCGACCCTCAACCAATGGGGAAGGTTGGAATGTGCTTCCATCCCGATCAAGATAGAATTCTTACTGTTCGTGAATGCGCCCGATCTCAA GGCTTTCCAGACCACTATCAATTTTCTGGTAACATCATACACAAGCACAGGCAGATTGGTAACGCGGTTCCTCCTCCTCTGGCATTTGCATTAGGAAGGAAACTCAAGGAAGCATTGGATAGTAAGAGCGCCAATTAG